The Hyphomicrobiales bacterium genome has a window encoding:
- a CDS encoding DmsE family decaheme c-type cytochrome produces MAFLWLVSCGLVFLAQPAHAAMPTYLPEATYVGSEACLGCHAQYLEEFEKTLMGRIFMKNPRNELEKLGCESCHGPGSEHVAAGGGRGVGGIVGYGKDSLYPISERNGVCLGCHQGGMRLHWTGGVHESRGVACTDCHTVMKKVSRKNQFAKRTEIETCYQCHKLKRAQMQRSAHMPLREGKMTCSDCHNPHGSFTDPMLREASVNETCYTCHADKRGPLLWEHPPVRENCMNCHDPHGTNRPNMLRVAPPRLCQQCHSESGHVYSLYDTDSNRGFNRSCLNCHTMIHGSNHPAGMRLHR; encoded by the coding sequence TTGGCATTCCTGTGGCTCGTGAGCTGCGGGCTGGTCTTTCTTGCGCAGCCGGCCCACGCCGCGATGCCGACCTACCTTCCCGAAGCCACCTATGTCGGCTCCGAGGCCTGCCTGGGCTGTCACGCCCAGTATTTGGAGGAATTCGAGAAGACCCTCATGGGCCGGATCTTCATGAAGAATCCGCGCAACGAGCTTGAGAAGCTGGGCTGCGAGAGCTGTCACGGCCCCGGCTCCGAGCACGTCGCGGCCGGCGGCGGCCGCGGGGTCGGCGGCATCGTCGGCTACGGCAAGGATTCGCTGTATCCGATTTCCGAGCGCAACGGCGTCTGCCTCGGCTGTCACCAGGGCGGCATGCGGTTGCACTGGACGGGCGGCGTCCACGAGTCGCGCGGCGTGGCCTGCACCGATTGCCATACGGTGATGAAGAAAGTCTCGCGCAAGAACCAGTTCGCCAAGCGCACGGAGATCGAGACCTGCTACCAGTGCCACAAGCTGAAGCGTGCGCAGATGCAGCGCTCCGCGCACATGCCTCTGCGCGAAGGCAAGATGACCTGCTCGGATTGCCACAATCCGCACGGCTCCTTCACGGATCCGATGCTGAGGGAGGCCTCGGTCAACGAGACCTGCTACACCTGCCACGCCGATAAGCGCGGGCCGCTCCTGTGGGAGCATCCGCCGGTGCGCGAGAACTGCATGAACTGCCACGACCCGCATGGCACCAACCGTCCGAACATGCTCAGGGTCGCGCCGCCGCGGCTGTGCCAGCAGTGCCACTCGGAAAGCGGCCACGTTTACAGCCTGTACGACACGGACTCGAATCGCGGGTTCAACCGCTCATGCCTGAACTGCCACACGATGATCCACGGCTCCAACCACCCGGCCGGTATGCGGTTGCACAGGTAA